One genomic region from Enoplosus armatus isolate fEnoArm2 chromosome 17, fEnoArm2.hap1, whole genome shotgun sequence encodes:
- the 42sp43 gene encoding P43 5S RNA-binding protein-like, whose amino-acid sequence MNGVSGEKPAAGPPPPQRFNCAHVGCGATFTKQRRLKEHETVHTGARPCQCTIAGCGRRFSRKSHLSRHMFQHRGVKQFKCKLASCTQSFINAGKMKRHVRYAHGDKNKYFKCSHPNCPLTFKKRRMFKQHLKEHEVPAKFKCSKDGCTATLDSHIARKAHEKKHAGYHCPHANCQVLEHTWGKLQKHMARHPATFTCQVCKKVFKKADALRRHKRIHASHKPVLVCPRDDCQAYFSTTFNLQHHIRKVHLELLKYRCSFPDCPRTFAMRESLTRHLLRHDPSTTTLKKRQRPKKFWQKRLDGHHLPLVEENLRRLFTTRMRISRRAKVETNLSGLFNERKIPHYVDPEVNLRGLFGIKPPRPLEKPEVAPVQG is encoded by the exons ATGAACGGAGTGAGCGGTGAGAAACCTGCCGCTGGTCCGCCGCCGCCTCAGCGGTTCAACTGCGCCCACGTCGGCTGTGGAGCGACTTTCACCAAACAGCGGAGACTGAAGGAGCACGAGACGGTGCACACCGGAGcg CGCCCGTGTCAGTGCACAATTGCCGGCTGTGGTCGTCGTTTCTCTAGAAAGTCGCACCTGAGCCGCCACATGTTTCAGCACAGAGGGGTGAAGCAGTTCAA ATGCAAACTCGCGAGCTGCACGCAGAGTTTCATCAACGCAGGAAAAATGAAGAGACACGTGCGCTACGCCCACggagacaaaaacaagtatTTCAAG TGCAGCCATCCAAACTGCCCCTTGACCTTCAAAAAACGCAGAATGTTTAAACAGCACTTAAAGGAGCATGAAGTGCCTGCTAAATTCAA GTGTTCGAAGGACGGATGTACTGCCACGTTAGACTCCCATATCGCCCGCAAAGCACATGAGAAGAAGCACGCAG GTTACCATTGCCCTCATGCTAACTGCCAGGTCCTTGAACACACCTGGGGGAAACTTCAGAAGCACATGGCCAGACATCCAG CCACATTCACATGCCAAGTGTGCAAGAAGGTGTTTAAGAAAGCGGATGCTCTGCGGAGGCACAAGCGGATCCACGCTTCCCATAAGCCTGTGCTGGTTTGTCCCAGGGACGACTGCCAGGCCTACTTCTCTACAACCTTTAACTTGCAGCACCACATCCGCAAGGTGCACCTTGAGCTCCTCAAATACAGATGCTCCTTCCCCGACTGCCCACGCACGTTTGCCATGCGG GAGAGTCTGACCAGACACCTGCTTCGCCATGACCCAAGCACCACCACTCTGAAG AAACGTCAGCGGCCTAAGAAGTTCTGGCAAAAGCGTTTGGACGGACACCATCTGCCCCTTGTGGAAGAAAACTTGCGTCGCCTCTTCACCACGCGCATGCGGATTTCCCGACGTGCCAAAGTGGAAACCAACCTCTCAGGCCTCTTCAATGAACGGAAGATCCCTCATTATGTTGACCCAGAAGTCAACCTGCGCGGTCTGTTTGGTATCAAACCACCTCGTCCTCTGGAGAAGCCGGAGGTTGCACCAGTacaaggttaa